One Micromonospora sp. WMMD1120 genomic region harbors:
- a CDS encoding GDSL-type esterase/lipase family protein codes for MPRRWVTAVACLAALVALACEGGTSATPRPTKSAPAAGGPGGIAALGDSISTGFASCLVLTSCERNSWSTGDGLRVQSHYRRLLDQNPAIRDRRYNHARPGARADALEGQAQAAVRDRPDYVTVLIGANDVCRGGVDAMTPVAEFRAAVDRGLRVLRTGRPKARVLVVSIPDLYRLWEVGHDDSRATRAWRRGICPALLAEATSTAPADRARRAAVRARIDAYNAELRAACRAYGSRCRHDGGALHRVRFTLDLLNPLDWFHPNATGQGRIAEVTWRASGLAG; via the coding sequence ATGCCTCGACGCTGGGTCACCGCCGTTGCCTGCCTGGCGGCGCTCGTCGCGCTGGCCTGCGAGGGCGGGACCTCCGCGACGCCCCGCCCCACCAAGAGCGCCCCCGCGGCCGGCGGGCCCGGCGGCATCGCCGCGCTCGGCGACTCGATCAGCACCGGCTTCGCCTCCTGCCTGGTGCTCACCTCCTGCGAGCGCAACTCCTGGTCCACCGGGGACGGGCTGCGGGTGCAGAGTCACTACCGGCGACTGCTCGACCAGAACCCGGCGATCCGCGACCGGCGGTACAACCACGCCCGCCCCGGCGCCCGCGCGGACGCGCTGGAGGGCCAGGCCCAGGCAGCCGTACGCGACCGGCCCGACTACGTCACCGTGCTGATCGGCGCCAACGACGTCTGCCGGGGCGGCGTGGACGCGATGACGCCGGTCGCGGAGTTCCGGGCCGCTGTGGACCGGGGGCTGCGGGTGCTGCGGACCGGCCGGCCGAAGGCCCGGGTGCTGGTGGTCAGCATCCCCGACCTGTACCGGCTCTGGGAGGTCGGGCACGACGACTCCCGGGCCACCCGCGCCTGGCGGCGCGGCATCTGTCCGGCCCTGCTGGCCGAGGCGACGTCCACGGCGCCCGCCGACAGGGCGCGCCGGGCCGCCGTGCGGGCCCGCATCGACGCGTACAACGCCGAGCTGAGGGCGGCCTGCCGGGCGTACGGATCACGTTGCCGGCACGACGGCGGCGCGTTGCACCGGGTGCGCTTCACGCTGGACCTGCTCAACCCGCTGGACTGGTTCCACCCCAACGCCACCGGCCAGGGTCGCATCGCCGAGGTGACCTGGCGGGCCTCCGGCCTGGCCGGCTGA
- a CDS encoding DUF6343 family protein: MTRSQPRRARGTVGHAYSALNLRLTLASFGLVTMVVFAVLAFWAGIAWLGVLCAIFAVVAVVDLVVIQRRRAARRREEPGVRHSLFE, translated from the coding sequence ATGACGAGATCGCAGCCCCGGCGCGCCCGTGGCACGGTCGGCCACGCCTACAGCGCGCTGAACCTCCGCCTCACCCTCGCCAGCTTCGGCCTGGTGACCATGGTGGTGTTCGCGGTGCTCGCGTTCTGGGCCGGCATCGCCTGGCTCGGCGTCCTCTGTGCGATCTTCGCAGTGGTCGCCGTGGTCGACCTGGTCGTGATCCAGCGCCGCCGCGCCGCCCGCCGCCGCGAGGAGCCGGGTGTACGACACTCGCTGTTCGAGTGA
- a CDS encoding NADP-dependent succinic semialdehyde dehydrogenase, producing the protein MPHIATTNPATGQVLKTYEAMSTEQLDGAIERAHLAFGQLRATTVDQRARWMNAAADLLDAERDEIARIMTTEMGKTYVAAQAEVTKCAAAARFYADQAPAFLADEPADAPAVQATRAFIRYQPIGVVLAVMPWNFPLWQVMRFAAPALMAGNTGLLKHASNVPQTALLLEDVFRRAGFPEGAFTTVLVGSDAVERILGDPRVRAATLTGSEPAGRSIAQIAGRELKKTVLELGGSDPFVVMPSADVDRAAEVATTARCQNNGQSCIAAKRFIVHTDVFDAFAERFAANMAALRVGDPMDPDTDVGPLASERGRDEVHAQVRDAVDKGATVLCGGEPPTGDGWFYPPTVVTDLTPEMRMWTEEVFGPVAGLYRVSSYDEAIAVANGTSFGLGSNAWTRDPAEQERLATDLDAGNVFINGMTTSYPQLPFGGVKNSGYGRELSALGMREFCNTKTVWVGEGAASAGAGAHAE; encoded by the coding sequence ATGCCCCACATCGCCACCACCAACCCCGCCACCGGACAGGTGCTCAAGACCTACGAGGCGATGTCCACCGAGCAGCTCGACGGCGCCATCGAACGCGCCCACCTCGCCTTTGGGCAACTGCGGGCGACGACAGTCGACCAGCGGGCCCGGTGGATGAACGCCGCCGCCGACCTGCTGGACGCCGAGCGCGACGAGATCGCCCGGATCATGACCACCGAGATGGGCAAGACGTACGTCGCGGCGCAGGCCGAGGTCACCAAGTGCGCCGCCGCCGCACGGTTCTACGCCGACCAGGCGCCGGCGTTCCTCGCCGACGAGCCGGCCGACGCTCCCGCCGTGCAGGCCACCCGCGCGTTCATCAGGTACCAGCCGATCGGCGTGGTGCTCGCGGTGATGCCGTGGAACTTCCCGCTCTGGCAGGTGATGCGCTTCGCCGCCCCGGCGTTGATGGCCGGCAACACCGGCCTGCTCAAGCACGCCTCGAACGTGCCGCAGACCGCGCTGCTGCTGGAGGACGTGTTCCGGCGTGCCGGTTTCCCCGAGGGGGCGTTCACCACGGTGTTGGTCGGCTCGGACGCCGTCGAGCGGATCCTCGGCGACCCCCGGGTGCGCGCCGCCACCCTGACCGGCAGCGAGCCCGCCGGCCGGTCCATCGCCCAGATCGCCGGGCGGGAGCTGAAGAAGACGGTCCTCGAACTCGGCGGTAGCGATCCCTTCGTGGTGATGCCCTCGGCCGACGTGGATCGGGCCGCCGAGGTCGCCACCACCGCCCGCTGCCAGAACAACGGCCAGTCCTGCATCGCCGCGAAGCGGTTCATCGTGCACACCGACGTGTTCGACGCCTTCGCCGAGAGGTTCGCCGCGAACATGGCGGCGCTGCGGGTCGGCGACCCGATGGACCCGGACACCGACGTGGGACCGCTGGCCAGCGAGCGGGGGCGCGACGAGGTGCACGCCCAGGTCCGCGACGCGGTGGACAAGGGGGCGACGGTGCTCTGCGGGGGCGAGCCGCCGACCGGCGACGGCTGGTTCTACCCGCCGACGGTGGTCACCGACCTCACCCCCGAGATGCGGATGTGGACCGAGGAGGTCTTCGGGCCGGTCGCCGGCCTGTACCGGGTCTCGTCGTACGACGAGGCGATCGCTGTCGCCAACGGCACCAGCTTCGGGCTCGGCTCCAACGCCTGGACCCGGGACCCGGCCGAGCAGGAGCGCTTAGCCACCGACCTGGACGCGGGCAACGTCTTCATCAACGGGATGACCACGTCGTACCCGCAGTTGCCGTTCGGGGGCGTGAAGAACTCCGGCTACGGGCGGGAGTTGTCCGCGCTGGGCATGCGGGAGTTCTGCAACACGAAGACGGTCTGGGTGGGCGAGGGTGCCGCCTCCGCCGGGGCGGGCGCGCACGCCGAGTAG
- a CDS encoding TIGR03885 family FMN-dependent LLM class oxidoreductase, whose product MTTFGFHASHEQIGPRALLEAVTHAERAGFDAAMCSDHFSPWSARQGESGFAWSWLGSALQATNLSFGVVNAPGQRYHPAIIAQAIGTLGAMYPGRFWAALGTGEASNEHITGDPWPRKDVRAARLRECVDVIRALLAGEEVSHDGLVRVDRARLWTRPEQPPALVGAAVSVATARWCAEWADGLITVNAPVAHLREMIDAYRDAGGRGPLHLQVHVSWAPEQAQAEAIAYDQWRSNVFAPPVCWDLETVEHFDVVSAEVPASRVGEVVNISADLGRHVGWLEEYVDLGFDQIALHHVGQEQRGFIDAFGAEVLPKLRPAG is encoded by the coding sequence ATGACGACGTTCGGCTTCCACGCCTCGCACGAGCAGATCGGTCCGCGCGCCCTGCTGGAGGCGGTGACCCACGCCGAGCGGGCCGGCTTCGACGCCGCCATGTGCTCCGACCACTTCTCCCCGTGGAGCGCGCGGCAGGGTGAGTCCGGCTTCGCCTGGTCCTGGCTCGGGTCCGCGTTGCAGGCCACCAACCTGTCCTTCGGCGTGGTCAACGCGCCCGGCCAGCGCTACCACCCGGCGATCATCGCGCAGGCCATCGGCACCCTCGGCGCGATGTACCCGGGCCGATTCTGGGCGGCGCTCGGCACCGGCGAGGCCAGCAACGAGCACATCACCGGCGACCCGTGGCCGCGCAAGGACGTCCGCGCGGCCCGGCTGCGCGAGTGCGTCGACGTGATCCGGGCGCTGCTCGCCGGCGAGGAGGTCAGCCACGACGGTCTGGTCCGGGTGGACCGGGCCCGGCTGTGGACCCGCCCCGAGCAGCCGCCCGCGCTGGTCGGCGCCGCGGTCAGCGTCGCCACCGCGCGCTGGTGCGCCGAGTGGGCGGACGGGCTGATCACCGTCAACGCCCCGGTGGCGCACCTGCGCGAGATGATCGACGCCTACCGGGACGCCGGCGGGCGCGGGCCACTGCACCTGCAGGTGCACGTCTCCTGGGCCCCGGAGCAGGCGCAGGCCGAGGCCATCGCGTACGACCAGTGGCGCAGCAACGTCTTCGCCCCGCCGGTCTGCTGGGACCTGGAGACCGTCGAGCACTTCGACGTGGTCTCCGCCGAGGTGCCGGCGAGCCGGGTGGGTGAGGTGGTGAACATCTCGGCGGACCTGGGCCGGCACGTCGGCTGGCTGGAGGAGTACGTGGACCTCGGCTTCGACCAGATCGCCCTGCACCACGTCGGGCAGGAGCAGCGCGGCTTCATCGACGCGTTCGGCGCCGAGGTGCTGCCGAAGCTGCGCCCGGCCGGCTGA
- a CDS encoding Na+/H+ antiporter translates to MESLFPVIVFLAIATLGAALARRLGLLAPIVLVVFGLALSFVPGFPQVELDPELVLVGILPPLLYVAALETSVPAFKTNIRPILLLAVGLVLFTAFVVGLVLHLLLPQLPFAICLALGAVVAPPDAVAATAVARRVGLPRRVVTILEGESLVNDATALVLLRVATMATVGSAVGSVDVAIEVLRSTGGGILVGALGAVVFGFLHRRITDPLLDNALSLIIPFAVVFTAEHLHASGVVAVVVTGLVLGHQLPQLMSAASRLQTGAFWRLIRFLLEGLVFLLVGLQLREVLGDLDEPVGSVVLITAAVLATVFLSRFVWLFPATYLARLVPRVRQRETRPSPRFPIIIGWAGMRGVVTLAAALALPLTLAGGESYPRGLFIWLAFAVIVFTLVGQGATLPMVARRLKLPQDDPVQDALSAAGVQQQASRAAQERLDSLADSAPASVVERLRRAVEDRTNLAWERLGGSERETPSQAYGRLRQEMIDAEREVFRAARDSGRIPEEVLVRAYRDLDLEESLLREVEK, encoded by the coding sequence ATGGAAAGCCTGTTTCCGGTCATCGTCTTCCTGGCGATCGCCACCCTGGGCGCCGCGCTGGCCCGCCGTCTCGGCCTGCTCGCGCCGATCGTGCTGGTCGTGTTCGGCCTGGCGCTCTCCTTCGTGCCGGGCTTCCCGCAGGTCGAACTGGACCCGGAGCTGGTGCTGGTCGGCATCCTGCCGCCGCTGCTCTACGTGGCGGCGCTGGAGACCTCGGTGCCGGCGTTCAAGACCAACATCCGTCCGATCCTGCTGCTCGCCGTCGGCCTGGTGCTGTTCACCGCGTTCGTGGTCGGGCTGGTGCTGCACCTGCTGCTGCCGCAGCTACCGTTCGCGATCTGCCTGGCCCTCGGCGCGGTGGTCGCCCCGCCGGACGCGGTCGCCGCCACGGCGGTGGCCCGGCGGGTCGGCCTGCCGCGCCGGGTGGTCACCATCCTGGAGGGCGAGAGCCTGGTCAACGACGCCACGGCGCTGGTGCTGCTGCGGGTCGCCACGATGGCGACCGTCGGCTCGGCGGTCGGCAGCGTGGACGTCGCCATCGAGGTGCTGCGCTCCACCGGCGGCGGCATCCTGGTCGGGGCGCTCGGCGCTGTCGTCTTCGGCTTCCTGCACCGGCGGATCACCGATCCACTGCTGGACAACGCGCTGTCGTTGATCATCCCGTTCGCCGTGGTGTTCACCGCCGAGCACCTGCACGCCTCGGGTGTGGTCGCGGTGGTGGTCACCGGTCTGGTGCTCGGCCACCAACTGCCGCAGCTGATGTCGGCCGCCTCCCGGTTGCAGACCGGCGCGTTCTGGCGGCTCATTCGCTTCCTGCTCGAAGGTCTGGTGTTCCTGCTGGTCGGGCTCCAACTGCGGGAGGTGCTGGGCGACCTCGACGAGCCGGTCGGCTCGGTCGTCCTGATCACCGCCGCGGTCCTCGCCACCGTCTTCCTGAGCCGGTTCGTCTGGCTCTTCCCGGCCACCTACCTGGCCCGGCTGGTCCCCCGGGTACGACAGCGCGAAACCCGGCCCTCACCGAGGTTCCCGATCATCATCGGCTGGGCCGGCATGCGCGGCGTGGTGACCCTGGCCGCCGCGCTGGCCCTGCCGCTTACACTGGCCGGCGGCGAGTCGTACCCCCGGGGGTTGTTCATCTGGCTGGCCTTCGCGGTGATCGTGTTCACACTGGTCGGGCAGGGCGCCACGTTGCCGATGGTCGCCCGCCGGCTGAAACTGCCGCAGGACGACCCGGTGCAGGACGCGCTGTCCGCCGCCGGGGTGCAGCAGCAGGCCAGCCGGGCGGCCCAGGAGCGCCTGGACTCGCTGGCCGACAGCGCCCCGGCCTCGGTGGTGGAGCGGCTACGTCGGGCGGTGGAGGACCGCACCAACCTGGCCTGGGAGCGGCTCGGCGGCTCCGAGCGGGAGACCCCGTCGCAGGCGTACGGTCGGCTACGACAGGAAATGATCGACGCCGAGCGGGAGGTGTTCCGGGCTGCCCGGGACTCCGGTCGGATCCCCGAGGAGGTGCTGGTGCGGGCCTACCGTGACCTGGACCTGGAAGAGTCGTTGCTGCGGGAGGTCGAAAAGTGA
- a CDS encoding UBP-type zinc finger domain-containing protein, which yields MSCVHLTEAGVAEPRTPDECADCVASGETYWVHLRTCLSCGQVGCCDSSPNQHASKHFASTGHPVIQSAQPGEAWRWCYVDEAIG from the coding sequence GTGAGCTGTGTACATCTGACCGAGGCCGGCGTCGCCGAGCCGCGTACTCCCGACGAGTGCGCGGACTGCGTCGCCAGCGGTGAGACCTACTGGGTGCACCTGCGCACCTGCCTCAGTTGCGGCCAGGTCGGCTGCTGCGACTCGTCACCGAACCAGCACGCGAGCAAGCACTTCGCGTCCACCGGTCACCCGGTGATCCAGTCCGCCCAGCCGGGCGAGGCCTGGCGCTGGTGCTACGTCGACGAGGCGATCGGCTGA
- a CDS encoding HAD family hydrolase → MISAVFFDVGGTILDESREFAAWADWLGVPRHTFSAVFGAMVARGLDYQETFRAFRPDFDLAVEVDRREKAGLPETFGEEDLYPDARGCLRALRDQGLVVGLAGNQPAHAGWGSVTTAIGVDALPALVAAHNAARGRTGRS, encoded by the coding sequence ATGATCAGCGCGGTCTTCTTCGACGTCGGCGGGACGATCCTCGACGAGTCCCGGGAGTTCGCGGCCTGGGCGGACTGGCTCGGCGTGCCCCGGCACACGTTCTCGGCGGTCTTCGGCGCGATGGTCGCGAGGGGCCTGGACTACCAGGAGACGTTCCGGGCCTTCCGGCCCGACTTCGATCTCGCGGTCGAGGTGGACCGCCGGGAGAAAGCCGGCCTGCCGGAGACGTTCGGCGAGGAGGATCTCTACCCGGACGCGCGGGGGTGCCTGCGCGCCCTGCGGGACCAGGGTCTGGTGGTGGGCCTGGCCGGTAACCAGCCGGCCCACGCGGGCTGGGGGTCAGTCACGACGGCCATCGGGGTCGACGCGCTTCCGGCGCTGGTCGCCGCGCACAACGCGGCGCGCGGCCGGACCGGTAGATCCTGA
- a CDS encoding glycoside hydrolase family 9 protein, with amino-acid sequence MTSSRRRLLLAAATTLALTAVGAGAAHADPPPDAPEQIDNGDFSAGVSPWFSFGTGALAVTDGRLCTTVPGGLANPWDAGIGQDGVPLIAGAEYTLGFAVSATPGAAVKAVLQLGSAPYTTYAAVDATATGTAQRVEQTFTVPDTNPNAQLIFQVGGAAEAQTICLDDVSLRGGEPPEPYEPDTGPRVRVNQVGYLPGGPKNATVVTEATTALPWQLRSAAGTVVASGTTTARGVDAASGQNVHSVDFSSYRTPGSGLTLTVDGETSHPFDISGTIYNQLRSDSLQFFYAQRSGIAIDGDLIGDEYARPAGHLGVAPNQGDTNVPCQPGVCDYSLDVRGGWYDAGDHGKYVVNGGIATYQLLNTFERTKTAATAAGGAALADSTLRVPERGNAVPDILDEARWELEFLLRMQVPAGKPLAGMAHHKIHDQNWTGLPLAPEDDPQRRELHPPSTAATLNLAATAAQCARLFAPYDAAFANRCSTAAKTAYAAARANPAVYASPTDGTGGGAYDDSNVTDEFYWAAAELYLTTGAQTYLTDLTASPHHTGDVFEPRGFGWQSVAALGRLDLATVPNGLPAADLARVRASVVTAADAYLAELRRQAYGLPMPGDANSYFWGGNSNVINNAVVLATAFDLTRNAAYRDGAVQAMDYIFGRNALNISYVTGWGEHAAQNQHSRIFGHQLDPSMPRPPAGSIAGGPNAALQDPFVAQLLTGCKPMFCYVDDINSYSTNEVAINWNSALAWISSFLADQGDSGAVPATTCSVAYTNYGAWQGNTGFTAQLTIRNTGTTAVNGWNVRFAFTGDQRVREAWLAKVTQSGATVTARNESHNAKIAPGGTVTFGFNATTAGGANPNPGLVTVNGAACSLT; translated from the coding sequence GTGACGTCATCCCGACGCCGCCTTTTGCTGGCCGCGGCGACCACTCTGGCCCTCACCGCCGTGGGTGCCGGCGCGGCCCACGCCGACCCACCACCGGACGCCCCCGAGCAGATCGACAACGGGGACTTCAGCGCCGGGGTCAGCCCCTGGTTCTCCTTCGGCACCGGCGCGCTCGCGGTCACCGACGGCCGGCTCTGCACCACCGTCCCGGGTGGGCTGGCCAACCCGTGGGACGCCGGCATCGGCCAGGACGGCGTGCCGCTGATCGCGGGCGCCGAATACACCCTCGGCTTCGCCGTCTCCGCCACGCCCGGCGCGGCGGTCAAGGCCGTGCTGCAACTCGGCAGCGCCCCCTACACCACGTACGCCGCGGTGGACGCCACGGCGACCGGCACCGCCCAACGGGTCGAGCAGACCTTCACCGTCCCGGACACCAACCCCAACGCCCAACTGATCTTCCAGGTCGGTGGCGCCGCCGAGGCGCAGACCATCTGCCTGGACGACGTCTCGCTGCGCGGCGGTGAGCCGCCCGAGCCGTACGAGCCGGACACCGGGCCACGGGTGCGCGTCAACCAGGTCGGCTACCTCCCCGGTGGCCCGAAGAACGCCACCGTCGTCACCGAGGCCACCACCGCCCTGCCCTGGCAGCTGCGCTCCGCCGCCGGCACCGTCGTGGCCAGCGGCACCACCACCGCGCGCGGTGTCGACGCCGCCTCCGGGCAGAACGTCCACTCGGTGGACTTCTCCAGCTACCGCACCCCGGGCAGCGGCCTGACGCTCACCGTGGACGGCGAGACCAGCCACCCGTTCGACATCTCCGGCACCATCTACAACCAGCTGCGCTCCGACTCGTTGCAGTTCTTCTACGCGCAGCGCAGCGGTATCGCCATCGACGGCGACCTGATCGGCGACGAGTACGCCCGACCCGCCGGCCACCTCGGCGTCGCGCCCAACCAGGGTGACACCAACGTGCCCTGCCAGCCGGGTGTCTGCGACTACTCGCTGGACGTACGCGGCGGCTGGTACGACGCCGGCGACCACGGCAAGTACGTGGTCAACGGCGGCATCGCCACCTACCAGCTGTTGAACACCTTCGAGCGGACGAAGACGGCGGCCACCGCGGCCGGCGGCGCCGCGCTGGCCGACAGCACGCTGCGGGTGCCCGAGCGCGGCAACGCCGTGCCGGACATCCTCGACGAGGCCCGCTGGGAGCTGGAGTTCCTGCTCCGCATGCAGGTCCCGGCCGGCAAGCCGCTCGCCGGCATGGCCCACCACAAGATCCACGACCAGAACTGGACCGGCCTGCCGCTCGCCCCGGAGGACGACCCGCAGCGCCGCGAGCTGCACCCGCCGTCGACGGCGGCCACCCTCAACCTGGCCGCCACCGCCGCGCAGTGCGCCCGCCTCTTCGCGCCGTACGACGCGGCGTTCGCCAACCGCTGCTCCACCGCCGCGAAGACGGCCTACGCCGCGGCCAGGGCCAACCCCGCGGTGTACGCCAGCCCGACCGACGGCACCGGCGGCGGCGCGTACGACGACAGCAACGTCACCGACGAGTTCTACTGGGCGGCGGCCGAGCTGTACCTCACCACCGGGGCGCAGACCTACCTGACCGACCTGACCGCCTCGCCGCACCACACCGGCGACGTGTTCGAACCGCGCGGCTTCGGCTGGCAGAGCGTCGCCGCGCTGGGCCGCCTCGACCTGGCCACCGTGCCGAACGGGCTGCCCGCCGCCGACCTGGCCCGGGTCCGCGCCTCGGTGGTCACGGCCGCCGACGCGTACCTCGCCGAGCTGCGCCGGCAGGCGTACGGGCTGCCGATGCCCGGTGACGCGAACAGCTACTTCTGGGGCGGCAACAGCAACGTCATCAACAACGCCGTGGTGCTCGCGACCGCGTTCGACCTGACCCGCAACGCCGCCTACCGGGACGGCGCCGTGCAGGCGATGGACTACATCTTCGGTCGCAACGCCCTGAACATCTCCTACGTCACCGGCTGGGGCGAGCACGCCGCGCAGAACCAGCACAGCCGCATCTTCGGCCACCAGCTCGACCCGAGCATGCCCCGTCCGCCGGCCGGCTCGATCGCCGGTGGCCCGAACGCGGCCCTCCAGGACCCGTTCGTGGCGCAACTGCTGACCGGCTGCAAGCCGATGTTCTGCTACGTCGACGACATCAACTCGTACTCGACGAACGAGGTGGCGATTAACTGGAACTCGGCACTGGCCTGGATCTCCTCGTTCCTGGCCGACCAGGGTGACTCCGGCGCGGTGCCGGCCACCACCTGCTCGGTGGCCTACACCAACTACGGCGCCTGGCAGGGCAACACCGGGTTCACCGCCCAGCTGACCATCCGCAACACCGGCACGACGGCCGTCAACGGGTGGAACGTGCGGTTCGCGTTCACCGGTGACCAGCGCGTCCGCGAGGCGTGGCTGGCCAAGGTCACCCAGTCCGGCGCGACGGTGACCGCCCGCAACGAGTCGCACAACGCCAAGATCGCCCCCGGCGGGACGGTGACGTTCGGCTTCAACGCCACCACTGCCGGCGGCGCCAACCCCAACCCCGGCCTGGTCACGGTCAACGGAGCAGCCTGCTCGCTGACCTGA
- a CDS encoding protein phosphatase 2C domain-containing protein, producing the protein MTLKLRSVGTSDRGLIRSGNQDALLAGTWLVAVADGMGGMAAGDLASSLAIDAVAPLDVETPEDALVAALEGGIALATSRIRQAVAEDAERQGMGTTLTALLFARTGSCLALAHVGDSRAYLFREGVLKQVTRDDTFVQMLVDQGVITPDQASSHPRRAVVTQALQGDEVSPSYATMVPRAGDRWLLCSDGLSNVVRPDTLTEVLAGYPDRGACAGKLIDLALRAGAPDNVTVVVADVVDE; encoded by the coding sequence ATGACCCTGAAGCTGCGTTCGGTGGGAACGAGCGACCGTGGGCTGATCCGCAGCGGAAACCAGGACGCCCTGCTCGCCGGCACCTGGCTCGTCGCCGTGGCCGACGGCATGGGCGGGATGGCCGCCGGCGACCTGGCGAGCTCCCTCGCCATCGACGCCGTCGCTCCACTGGACGTGGAGACCCCGGAGGACGCCCTGGTCGCCGCGCTCGAAGGCGGCATCGCGCTGGCCACCTCCCGGATTCGGCAGGCGGTCGCCGAGGACGCCGAGCGCCAGGGCATGGGCACCACACTGACCGCCCTGCTCTTCGCCCGTACCGGTAGCTGCCTGGCCCTCGCCCACGTCGGCGACTCCCGGGCCTACCTGTTCCGGGAGGGGGTGCTCAAGCAGGTCACGCGGGACGACACGTTCGTCCAGATGCTCGTGGACCAGGGCGTCATCACCCCCGACCAGGCCAGCAGCCACCCGCGCCGGGCGGTGGTGACCCAGGCGTTGCAGGGCGACGAGGTCTCCCCGTCGTACGCGACGATGGTGCCCCGGGCCGGCGACCGGTGGCTGCTGTGCAGCGACGGACTCTCCAACGTCGTCCGGCCGGACACCCTGACCGAGGTGCTGGCCGGCTACCCGGACCGTGGCGCCTGCGCCGGCAAGCTGATCGACCTGGCCCTGCGCGCCGGCGCGCCGGACAACGTCACCGTCGTGGTGGCCGACGTGGTCGACGAGTAG